The Denticeps clupeoides chromosome 5, fDenClu1.1, whole genome shotgun sequence genome includes a region encoding these proteins:
- the sri gene encoding sorcin, with translation MNFPGYGAPQAGYPGGYGGAPGAPGYGGFPGQQQDPLYGYFSAVAGQDGQISAEELQTCLSQANFSGGYKPFNLETCRLMINMLDRDMSGQMGFNEFKELWAVINGWKQHFMSIDRDQSGTVDPQEMHQSVASMGYRLSPQAMNCIIKRYSTQGKITFDDYVACCVRLRSLTDLFRKRDQAQQGMATFNYDDFIQCTMSA, from the exons ATGAATTTCCCAGGATATGGCGCTCCGCAGGCGGGATATCCAGGAGGG TATGGAGGTGCTCCGGGAGCTCCTGGCTACGGAGGATTTCCTGGCCAGCAGCAAGACCCTCTCTATGGATACTTCAGTGCAGTCGCTGGCCAG GATGGCCAGATATCTGCAGAGGAGCTTCAGACATGCCTGAGCCAGGCCAATTTCTCTGGAGGTTACAAAC ctttTAACTTGGAGACTTGTAGGCTGATGATAAACATGCTGGAT AGAGACATGTCTGGCCAGATGGGCTTCAATGAGTTCAAAGAGCTCTGGGCAGTGATAAATGGATGGAAGCAGCACTTCATGTCCATTGACCGAGACCAAAGTGGAACAGTAGACCCCCAGGAAATGCATCAGTCAGTCGCATCCATGG GCTACAGACTGAGCCCACAGGCCATGAACTGCATCATTAAGCGCTACAGCACTCAAGGGAAGATCACCTTCGATGACTATGTGGCCTGTTGTGTTAGACTTCGATCTCTGACTG ATCTGTTCCGGAAACGAGACCAGGCTCAGCAAGGCATGGCTACATTCAACTACGATGAT